In the genome of Sulfolobales archaeon, one region contains:
- a CDS encoding ATP-binding protein, with amino-acid sequence MQSYRSIALASLLTTILTYTPLLLALVKTINSYAIISTPIFLVIYVAIYIILRESLEIMLPFLPALFLSIYTLLTLYIGSGFDMISSSILGIQITIALVIARYALKERRRPIIMTRDAREIMLYIIRSLKQTPYISMISLGIAVVIIAIIDLILILLDITYRSLLLMDPIVMIGVVIASLIIAAGGNRHRISRLLLPIGSWGSIIYLYTSIAYYKEQLISMNNLKSIEIPDIRLEKGIKLRIPIDTASSPHIVISGNTGSGKTTLCKILAKGFKSIGIGVIVIDYHGEYRGLEGFRVIDASEASPQILPNTLTEARVLELVDSIRKIFRLGALQVSILSAVAVETIRRGGKSFRELLIVAEEMLERSKEDPKARELLLSIIPYLRILATHIKGEPIDIEASLSRGENHIILDMSNIGSEYASTLYVEYLLKQIWRYKISTGQRGEVDLVVIIDEAHNLLKGSAEEFISKIFRESRKYGLAVVISTQQFEKLPSEIINNAGLFFFLRQTDPKVIDVISSFVAYDEVSREEIRRTLRSLEPLHGIIYIAGKRVFHRINIARGSSLENPSSS; translated from the coding sequence TTGCAATCATATAGATCAATAGCTTTAGCATCGCTCCTCACAACTATCTTAACATATACACCTCTACTGCTAGCCCTGGTGAAAACTATTAATTCCTATGCTATAATATCTACCCCTATATTCCTGGTGATCTATGTTGCAATATATATAATCCTACGTGAGTCCTTAGAAATAATGCTCCCCTTCTTACCAGCCCTTTTTCTCAGCATCTATACATTGTTAACGCTCTACATAGGATCTGGGTTTGATATGATATCTAGCAGCATATTGGGTATACAGATTACTATTGCTTTAGTGATAGCTAGATATGCTTTGAAGGAGAGAAGGAGACCCATTATAATGACTAGAGATGCTAGAGAAATAATGCTATATATCATTAGAAGTCTAAAGCAAACACCCTATATTTCTATGATATCACTAGGGATAGCTGTAGTTATAATAGCTATCATAGATCTTATATTGATTCTGCTAGATATCACATATAGATCTCTACTGCTGATGGATCCGATAGTTATGATAGGAGTTGTAATAGCAAGCCTCATAATAGCTGCTGGAGGCAATAGACATAGAATATCGAGGCTCCTACTCCCTATTGGGTCTTGGGGTTCCATTATCTATCTCTACACATCTATAGCATATTATAAAGAACAACTCATATCTATGAATAATTTAAAATCCATAGAGATACCAGATATTCGCCTTGAAAAGGGTATTAAACTTAGAATACCCATCGATACAGCTTCATCACCGCATATAGTAATTAGTGGGAATACTGGTAGTGGGAAGACTACTCTCTGCAAGATCCTCGCAAAAGGCTTTAAGAGTATAGGGATAGGTGTTATAGTGATTGACTATCACGGAGAATATAGAGGCTTAGAGGGTTTTAGAGTTATAGATGCCTCAGAAGCGTCTCCACAGATACTGCCAAACACACTTACCGAGGCCAGAGTTCTAGAGCTTGTGGACAGTATAAGGAAGATCTTCAGGTTAGGGGCTCTCCAAGTATCAATACTATCGGCTGTAGCTGTGGAGACTATTAGAAGGGGTGGTAAGAGCTTTAGAGAGCTACTCATCGTTGCTGAGGAGATGCTTGAGAGATCTAAAGAAGATCCGAAGGCTAGAGAGCTCTTACTCAGCATAATCCCATATCTAAGGATTCTCGCAACACATATTAAGGGAGAACCTATAGATATCGAGGCATCACTATCTAGGGGAGAGAACCACATTATACTAGATATGAGTAACATAGGCTCTGAATATGCTTCAACATTATATGTTGAATATCTATTGAAGCAGATATGGAGATATAAGATATCAACGGGGCAGAGGGGAGAGGTAGATCTGGTTGTCATTATAGATGAGGCGCACAACCTGCTAAAGGGATCTGCTGAGGAGTTTATATCTAAGATCTTTAGGGAGAGCAGGAAATATGGCCTCGCAGTTGTGATTTCAACACAGCAATTCGAAAAACTCCCCTCTGAGATCATCAATAACGCTGGATTGTTTTTCTTCCTACGACAGACAGATCCAAAGGTAATAGATGTTATATCTAGCTTTGTAGCGTATGATGAAGTTTCTAGGGAGGAGATCAGAAGAACACTTAGATCTCTAGAGCCTTTACATGGAATCATATATATTGCAGGTAAAAGGGTGTTCCATAGGATAAATATTGCTAGAGGATCTAGCCTCGAGAACCCCTCTTCCTCCTAG